TACGGGGATATATATGGTACTTACCAAAACGAATATTTGAGAGCACAAAGTATCCAATATAAAACGGTATAATTACAATCACAAATACTAGCATTGTGTATAGCACCACATTCCAGCATATGAAGCGATAGCTAAAAATATTTGCAATCATTAGTATGATTTATGAAGTTAGAAAGATGAAATTATAATACCTGGCATCTAATATCcctagaatttcaaaaataataagttcAAACATAATGCAAGAAAGAGCAAATGTTACTGAAAATATTAATTGAACGGTATGATGATGAACTTCATAGTCCCTGAAGAGttgtttcataaaaaaaacccatccaccggcaaaaaaaattatctatcGAGAACCAGAATTAAAAACACATTCTTAGTTAAAATTTGAAGAGACAAACGCATGACAACATAACCACAACTTACCACTGAAAGGGTAATCGCGATTGTATCTTCCACGACGTTCATTTTTCCCGACTTTTTGACAATTTGTCTTTTGTAGACGATGTTTTGAAAGTAAACCCCAAGGGGATAAACCAGTTACGCGCATCGTAcgtcaattgttttttaagtGCGAGACGACTTgaggaattatttgaaatttgattctTTGCTTCCTTGAAGTATTCTGATTTTAGAGCAAAAAATATACTGTATCTACTATTATTTCATTCTGCTGACCATTGAGCATTGACGTTTGACCTGAGTCTCCTACTACATTTTATAGTAGAACGGAAAATCTTGTTTTTCAAGGTGTGTTTTGTAGAAAgattaattttgttaaatatCTGTGCATCACAGATTCACAGATAAAGTCCATTGTCTTTATCTGTGGTCTTTATCTATGGTATCTGTGCCATGgtaatttaataatattattcttttatttacgATAAGTTAGCGTATGTTAGCAAATAATGTGTTCGATTCTGCACGTCCCAACCTCCATCCTGTTTCCTGTCACCCTGCCCTTAGGGACTTTGGGGCTGACAGCCATTACATTTCATTATTCTCAAGTCATTACGCGTACGTCATAAGTCAAACGTTTTCAGTTGCAGTGTAAGACCAGGATGTGTTGATGTGTTGTAATATAGCCTAGTTTGCATAGGGATTGAGCTGCGGTTTTATCCATTATTTAGGTTAGGCAATAAGTTtagtttctcatcatttggtTAAAAACTTGTTTCAATTTAGCAGTCAAAACATACAAATATGGTTTCCATGCTTTGCACATTACTGaggctattattattattattaacacTTACCACTTTGTTAAAccattgtaaaaaaattcactCTCGCGTGCCACCATCCTGCTGTCATCTCGgatttgcatttaaaaaattatatcatTTTTATTATACCAACCTGTGATAATTTTTTGCACCTATTTCAATatcttattaattttttatgtgtCTGCTCATAATTTGTAATCCCCAGGGCAAGGTGTATCAACCAGGTGAACCAGCACTAATAACTTAAATCATCTGGCCTCAACCTCAACAGGTGTCACATCTGAAAAAAGTCAATTCCAGACAAATCATATTCCATTTTTGACTAAAAAGTCACTGACTTCTGGCAAAGATAGGCCTACATAAAAGATGACGACATCAAAATGTGATTTATGCTTTCAAGATTATGATTTTATGAGACGGAGGCCCAAATTTTTAATGTGCTTCCATTCCTTCTGCCTTGAATGTCTACAAGTAAGTACAAAACATTTactcaaagtgtttgatttgatttgagcctgttgtttttttgtttgattttcacAACTTAAATAGTTTtctcatgttttttttaaaatggtgaTTTACTTAAAATCCCACAGCAGTACAGATCACCTCTACTTTATAAACCTCAAATCCAATAATAATTAATCTTGTTGACAATTAAGATATTTCAAAGCGTTTTACTTAAAAACATAGTGTTTATAGTAATTAATGGTGAGATTATTTCTATCTAGAAGCACCAGAAGACCAAGACCGTGATAAATTGTCCAACTTGCTTAGAAGCTACTAACGTCAACTCGCAATCGCTGGATGAAGCGctcaaaacaaatttctacATATTAGATCAAATGAAGGACCTAAGCGCATCGTCAGCTATCGGGTATGTACTCTTTACAATTTTTCCAATGAATtagtaaagaaaattattgcGATTTCTCTAAGGTcatcaaatgaaaaagttgAGACAGGCAGCTATTATTGGTGTTCTTCTTGCTACGtgacttttaaaaaaggagcaGATAGTCATCCTGAGAATCACGAAACCTATAATTTGGACACTGAAGATGGGAGAGAAATAGCTGAGATACATCTTAAGACGCTGTTGGTCACGTGCAAGAGTCAGTGGAATGGTGCGCTTAGCAAACATCAAGAGGTaaataaatgttattattCATCTAGGAATTTACCGgttcaactaaaaaaaatttctaatagGCCGATTTGGCTTTGAAGGCCACTGAAACTGCACTTCAAGCCTTAGAGCAACAAATACGTAatcgacgaaaaaaaaatgattggcaaatggaaaaacttgcaaataattTATCGGTTCGCTTCCTTGAATTCAAAGATCATaccatatatatattatttataACATTTACATTTCAATGCAGGAAGTGGCCGTTCACCTGAATGTGCCAGCGAGTGACCAGCAACGAACTTCCGAAAAacttcacaatttatttcagttgtataataaattaattgttGAATCGAAAGCCAAGGCTGTAAAAACTGGGTAACTATTTCTTGCTGTGATCGTGCATGTATACGTCTTACGTTTCaagctaaaataaattttacgattttgATAGGAATAAGTTGGCCGCTTTCTCGTCTTTGCGAAACGCCGTTGTCTCTATGGATATTAAGACTTCCAAGGGAGAAAAGTTTGCCGCTCCTCTCTTTGATTCAGCTCTGATTAATTTTCCTTCAGAAGCTGCCAGCAGTTACGATTCATACCTTTTAACCACCCTGGCCTTTTTGGTCCTGTCTGGTAACCAAAACGGACAACGGACTAACTCCGCCCACTGTACCGATCAGTCAGAGTCTCTGAAACTAAAGAAGAATACGAACAAAGCGGAAATTgtaacgaaagaaagaaagaatgtgGCTAGAACCGAAGCTGAATCAAGTAAATCAAAGAACCAATCAACAGGAAGAAATGGCAAGGGAGAACGAAACTCGTTGCCAGTAGGAAAACCGGCCAATTTTGTTCGAAATC
This sequence is a window from Daphnia pulicaria isolate SC F1-1A chromosome 7, SC_F0-13Bv2, whole genome shotgun sequence. Protein-coding genes within it:
- the LOC124349568 gene encoding uncharacterized protein LOC124349568 isoform X2, which gives rise to MTTSKCDLCFQDYDFMRRRPKFLMCFHSFCLECLQHQKTKTVINCPTCLEATNVNSQSLDEALKTNFYILDQMKDLSASSAIGSSNEKVETGSYYWCSSCYVTFKKGADSHPENHETYNLDTEDGREIAEIHLKTLLVTCKSQWNGALSKHQEADLALKATETALQALEQQIRNRRKKNDWQMEKLANNLSEVAVHLNVPASDQQRTSEKLHNLFQLYNKLIVESKAKAVKTGNKLAAFSSLRNAVVSMDIKTSKGEKFAAPLFDSALINFPSEAASSYDSYLLTTLAFLVLSGNQNGQRTNSAHCTDQSESLKLKKNTNKAEIVTKERKNVARTEAESSKSKNQSTGRNGKGERNSLPVGKPANFVRNHDSSHPVEKPIRKLQPNVRPPKQDDSVSRNSARRAEKPHGNTCHVPSIPIQPLFNKKAFFVLAVNGKEYGSVVIELRPDVAPVMCQRFVASCLAKSAVSYQGTIIYDAKPKTYIMGGRVPGPETLYMADASPLKKMRGAVFFRLKRDFMKSQCSIVATDFCIRLGEDKVEHSRTSTVFGFVCDGLAVCDAISHMDCKKEHVALSSVGIVG
- the LOC124349568 gene encoding uncharacterized protein LOC124349568 isoform X1, giving the protein MTTSKCDLCFQDYDFMRRRPKFLMCFHSFCLECLQKHQKTKTVINCPTCLEATNVNSQSLDEALKTNFYILDQMKDLSASSAIGSSNEKVETGSYYWCSSCYVTFKKGADSHPENHETYNLDTEDGREIAEIHLKTLLVTCKSQWNGALSKHQEADLALKATETALQALEQQIRNRRKKNDWQMEKLANNLSEVAVHLNVPASDQQRTSEKLHNLFQLYNKLIVESKAKAVKTGNKLAAFSSLRNAVVSMDIKTSKGEKFAAPLFDSALINFPSEAASSYDSYLLTTLAFLVLSGNQNGQRTNSAHCTDQSESLKLKKNTNKAEIVTKERKNVARTEAESSKSKNQSTGRNGKGERNSLPVGKPANFVRNHDSSHPVEKPIRKLQPNVRPPKQDDSVSRNSARRAEKPHGNTCHVPSIPIQPLFNKKAFFVLAVNGKEYGSVVIELRPDVAPVMCQRFVASCLAKSAVSYQGTIIYDAKPKTYIMGGRVPGPETLYMADASPLKKMRGAVFFRLKRDFMKSQCSIVATDFCIRLGEDKVEHSRTSTVFGFVCDGLAVCDAISHMDCKKEHVALSSVGIVG